Proteins from one Xenorhabdus griffiniae genomic window:
- a CDS encoding helix-turn-helix transcriptional regulator, giving the protein MATRYISLKEMCKLVGKSHPTLWRMWAKRNEFPKPSKTESGIFLGWPEEVYEEWVKTKKR; this is encoded by the coding sequence ATGGCAACGAGATACATTAGTCTTAAAGAGATGTGCAAACTGGTAGGGAAGAGCCACCCTACTCTGTGGCGGATGTGGGCAAAGAGAAACGAATTCCCAAAACCATCAAAAACAGAAAGCGGGATTTTTTTGGGCTGGCCTGAAGAAGTCTACGAAGAGTGGGTTAAAACGAAAAAACGCTAA
- the folD gene encoding bifunctional methylenetetrahydrofolate dehydrogenase/methenyltetrahydrofolate cyclohydrolase FolD, whose translation MSAKIIDGKTIAQTIRNEVAEKVRQRVAAGKRAPGLAVVLVGENPASQIYVASKRRACEEVGFMSRSYDLPDTTSEAELLSLIDDLNADAQIDGILVQLPLPAGIDNVKVLERIHPDKDVDGFHPYNIGRLCQRAPKLRPCTPRGIVTLLERCNINTYGLNAVIIGASNIVGRPMSLELLLAGCTTTVTHRFTKNLRQHVEQADLLVVAVGKPNFIPGEWIKPGAIVIDVGINRLENGKVIGDVDFDKASERASWISPVPGGVGPMTVATLIQNTLQACEEYHDVDTTEGY comes from the coding sequence ATGTCAGCAAAAATTATTGATGGGAAAACGATTGCGCAGACAATCAGAAACGAAGTTGCAGAAAAAGTCAGGCAGCGCGTTGCCGCCGGAAAACGAGCACCAGGTCTTGCCGTCGTTTTAGTGGGAGAAAACCCAGCTTCTCAAATTTATGTCGCCAGCAAACGCCGCGCCTGCGAAGAGGTCGGGTTTATGTCCCGCTCTTATGACTTGCCTGATACTACCAGCGAGGCTGAATTACTCTCCCTGATAGATGACCTGAATGCCGATGCGCAAATCGATGGTATTTTGGTTCAACTCCCTTTACCTGCCGGCATTGATAATGTCAAAGTACTGGAACGCATTCATCCCGATAAGGATGTGGATGGTTTCCATCCTTATAATATCGGCCGTTTGTGCCAGCGCGCCCCTAAACTGCGCCCTTGTACTCCCCGTGGAATTGTAACTCTGCTTGAACGCTGCAATATCAATACCTATGGGCTAAATGCTGTTATTATTGGCGCTTCTAATATTGTTGGGCGCCCTATGAGCCTTGAATTGCTGTTAGCAGGCTGTACAACTACTGTAACGCATCGCTTTACCAAAAACTTACGTCAGCATGTTGAACAGGCGGATTTACTCGTCGTTGCGGTTGGTAAACCCAACTTTATTCCTGGTGAGTGGATTAAGCCAGGCGCAATTGTGATTGATGTTGGTATCAATCGGCTGGAAAATGGCAAAGTCATTGGTGATGTTGATTTCGATAAGGCGTCCGAACGCGCAAGTTGGATCTCCCCCGTACCTGGCGGTGTCGGACCAATGACCGTTGCAACATTGATTCAAAATACCTTGCAAGCTTGCGAGGAATATCATGATGTGGATACAACTGAAGGTTATTGA
- the ybcJ gene encoding ribosome-associated protein YbcJ, producing the protein MEIFYLDGHPYVELCDLLKFQGWCESGAAAKAVIAEGLVQVDSQLETRKRCKITAGKVVAFNGESVRVEA; encoded by the coding sequence ATGGAAATTTTTTATTTAGATGGTCACCCTTATGTCGAGTTATGTGATTTGCTGAAATTTCAAGGCTGGTGTGAAAGTGGTGCTGCGGCGAAAGCCGTGATTGCAGAAGGTTTGGTACAGGTTGATAGCCAACTCGAAACGCGTAAACGCTGTAAAATTACTGCCGGTAAAGTTGTTGCCTTTAATGGCGAATCTGTTCGCGTTGAAGCATAA
- the sra gene encoding stationary-phase-induced ribosome-associated protein has protein sequence MLSNRAARRLLGLSYKLSNSKRRVKVSLLNPASSDNTHQIPEHLSHSSFVAMKRDAVSGKVTYHAGNAFYPKHLNSHQ, from the coding sequence ATGTTAAGTAATAGAGCTGCAAGAAGGTTGTTAGGTTTGTCTTATAAATTAAGTAATTCTAAACGTAGAGTAAAAGTTTCTCTTCTTAATCCTGCTTCCAGTGATAACACTCATCAAATACCAGAACATCTGAGTCATTCTTCTTTCGTTGCCATGAAACGAGATGCGGTTTCTGGAAAAGTCACGTATCACGCTGGAAATGCTTTCTATCCTAAGCACTTAAACAGTCATCAATAA
- the cysS gene encoding cysteine--tRNA ligase, with translation MLKIFNTLSRQKEEFKPIHEGKVGMYVCGITIYDLCHIGHGRTFMAFDVIARYLRYLGYNLTYVRNVTDVDDKIIKRAIENHESCDDLTARMLAEMHSDFDALNILRPDLEPRATQHIPEIIAITEELIKRGHAYVAANGDVMFSIDTNPHYGLLSRQDLEQLQAGARVEVADVKRNPMDFVLWKMSKPGEPSWESPWGAGRPGWHIECSAMNGKTLGHHFDIHGGGSDLMFPHHENEIAQSTCAHDGPYVNYWMHSGMVMVDKEKMSKSLNNFFTIRDVLEYYDAETVRYFLLSGHYRSQLNYTEENLKQARTSLERLYTSLRGTDKFAQLAGGEAFEARFVEAMNDDFNTPEAYSVLFDMARELNRLKTEDMVAANGLAARLRKLAGILGLLEQDPEHFLQGGAQADDDVARIEALIKQRNDARKNKEWSLADAARDQLNEMGIELEDGPQGTTWRRK, from the coding sequence ATGCTAAAAATTTTCAACACTCTCAGCCGTCAAAAAGAAGAATTTAAGCCGATTCACGAAGGAAAAGTGGGCATGTACGTGTGTGGTATCACCATTTATGACTTGTGTCATATTGGTCATGGCCGAACATTTATGGCATTTGATGTGATTGCTCGTTACCTGCGTTATCTGGGATATAATCTGACGTATGTCCGTAACGTCACTGACGTGGATGATAAAATTATTAAACGCGCCATCGAAAATCATGAAAGTTGTGACGATTTGACCGCACGCATGTTGGCAGAAATGCACAGCGATTTTGATGCATTGAATATCTTGCGCCCGGATTTAGAGCCTCGTGCAACGCAGCATATCCCAGAGATCATTGCCATCACAGAAGAGCTGATTAAGCGCGGGCACGCTTATGTTGCCGCTAATGGTGACGTCATGTTCTCCATCGACACCAATCCTCATTATGGCCTGCTCTCCCGCCAGGATTTGGAACAATTACAAGCGGGTGCCCGTGTTGAAGTGGCAGATGTAAAACGTAATCCGATGGATTTTGTGTTATGGAAAATGTCCAAACCAGGCGAGCCGAGCTGGGAATCTCCGTGGGGAGCAGGACGTCCGGGTTGGCATATCGAATGTTCCGCCATGAACGGCAAGACGCTGGGTCACCACTTTGATATCCACGGTGGCGGTTCTGATTTAATGTTCCCGCATCATGAAAATGAAATTGCCCAATCCACTTGTGCCCATGATGGTCCTTACGTCAATTATTGGATGCACTCCGGCATGGTCATGGTGGATAAAGAGAAGATGTCCAAGTCATTGAACAACTTCTTTACTATCCGTGATGTGCTGGAATATTACGATGCTGAGACCGTGCGTTATTTCTTGCTGTCCGGCCACTATCGCAGCCAGTTGAATTATACGGAAGAGAACCTGAAACAGGCGCGCACGTCCCTTGAACGTTTGTATACTTCTCTGCGTGGCACGGATAAATTCGCCCAACTTGCTGGTGGGGAAGCATTTGAAGCTCGTTTCGTTGAAGCAATGAACGATGATTTCAATACACCAGAAGCGTATTCAGTCTTGTTTGATATGGCGCGTGAGCTTAATCGTTTGAAGACCGAAGACATGGTTGCGGCTAATGGTCTGGCGGCAAGGTTACGTAAATTAGCAGGGATTCTTGGTCTTTTGGAACAAGATCCAGAACACTTTTTGCAAGGCGGAGCACAGGCGGACGACGATGTTGCCCGAATTGAAGCATTAATCAAACAGCGTAACGATGCCCGTAAAAACAAAGAATGGTCATTGGCTGATGCGGCGCGCGATCAGTTAAATGAAATGGGAATTGAGCTGGAAGATGGCCCACAAGGAACAACATGGCGTCGTAAATAA
- the ppiB gene encoding peptidylprolyl isomerase B, whose translation MVTFHTNFGDIVIKTFADKAPVTVENFLSYCSEGFYDNTIFHRVINGFMIQGGGFEPGMKQKTTKAPVKNEANNGLKNSRGTIAMARTNDPHSATAQFFINVVDNDFLNFRSERPDGWGYCVFAEVVEGMDVVDKIKGVSTGRSGMHQDVPHEDVIIERVTVGE comes from the coding sequence ATGGTGACTTTCCACACCAACTTTGGCGATATCGTAATCAAAACCTTCGCTGATAAAGCACCTGTAACTGTTGAAAATTTCCTGAGTTACTGCTCGGAAGGTTTTTATGACAACACTATTTTTCACCGTGTTATCAATGGCTTCATGATTCAAGGCGGTGGCTTTGAACCAGGTATGAAGCAGAAAACAACTAAGGCTCCTGTCAAAAACGAAGCCAACAATGGCCTGAAAAACAGCCGTGGCACTATCGCTATGGCACGCACCAATGATCCGCACTCTGCAACTGCCCAGTTCTTCATTAACGTTGTCGATAACGATTTCCTGAACTTCCGTTCAGAGCGTCCGGATGGATGGGGTTACTGTGTATTTGCCGAAGTTGTTGAAGGCATGGACGTGGTTGATAAAATTAAAGGTGTTTCCACCGGTCGCAGCGGTATGCACCAAGATGTTCCACATGAAGATGTGATCATTGAACGTGTCACTGTTGGCGAATAA
- the lpxH gene encoding UDP-2,3-diacylglucosamine diphosphatase, translating to MSTLFIADLHLSEQEPAITAGFLRFLREDAIHAESLYILGDFFDYWIGDDDPNPLHTKIAQALNELKQQGIPCYFMHGNRDFLLGSRFARESGLILLPQEEVLELHGKRILILHGDTLCTDDINYQQYRKRVHTPWIQRLFLFLPLFIRLKIAAKMRAGSQYTNSQKSASIMDVNQEAVIEHFNKYQTDWIIHGHTHRPAIHDIQIGDKTVHRGVLGAWHEQGSMFKVTETAIELISFSF from the coding sequence ATGAGTACACTGTTTATTGCAGATTTGCATCTCAGTGAACAAGAGCCGGCAATTACTGCCGGTTTTCTGCGTTTTTTACGTGAAGATGCAATCCACGCTGAAAGTCTTTATATTCTCGGTGATTTTTTTGATTACTGGATTGGTGATGATGATCCCAACCCATTGCATACCAAAATCGCCCAGGCCCTTAATGAACTGAAACAACAAGGTATTCCCTGTTATTTCATGCATGGCAATCGTGATTTCTTGCTCGGCTCCCGTTTTGCCAGAGAGAGCGGCTTGATTCTGCTTCCACAGGAAGAAGTGCTGGAGTTGCATGGTAAACGTATTCTGATTTTGCATGGCGATACGCTATGCACCGATGATATCAACTATCAGCAATATCGTAAGCGGGTACATACTCCGTGGATACAACGGCTATTCCTGTTTCTCCCTTTATTTATCCGTTTGAAAATTGCAGCCAAAATGCGAGCAGGTAGCCAATATACCAACAGCCAAAAATCCGCGTCTATTATGGATGTCAACCAAGAGGCTGTTATTGAGCATTTTAATAAATATCAAACAGATTGGATCATTCACGGGCATACTCATCGTCCAGCAATACACGATATTCAGATTGGCGATAAAACCGTGCATCGCGGTGTATTAGGGGCCTGGCATGAGCAAGGTTCGATGTTCAAAGTTACAGAAACGGCTATTGAATTGATATCCTTCTCTTTCTAA
- the purE gene encoding 5-(carboxyamino)imidazole ribonucleotide mutase, translated as MTFPTEIESQNHAKVAIVMGSKSDWATMQHAADILTDLAIPFHVEIVSAHRTPDKLFRFAEQAKENGFDVIIAGAGGAAHLPGMLAAKTLVPVFGVPVQSAALSGVDSLYSIVQMPKGIPVGTLAIGKAGAANAALLAAQVLALHDSALFQRLSDWRSEQTQAVLDNPDPREDA; from the coding sequence ATGACTTTTCCAACAGAAATAGAATCCCAAAACCACGCCAAAGTCGCCATTGTCATGGGTTCTAAAAGTGACTGGGCAACCATGCAACATGCAGCCGATATCCTGACCGATCTCGCCATTCCTTTTCATGTTGAAATTGTTTCGGCACACCGAACGCCAGATAAACTTTTTCGTTTTGCAGAACAAGCGAAAGAAAACGGTTTTGATGTCATTATCGCGGGCGCAGGTGGGGCAGCACATCTACCAGGAATGTTGGCAGCCAAAACTTTAGTGCCTGTGTTTGGGGTTCCTGTACAAAGCGCTGCGCTTAGCGGTGTTGATAGCCTATATTCTATCGTCCAAATGCCAAAGGGCATTCCTGTTGGTACACTGGCTATCGGCAAGGCTGGAGCCGCAAATGCCGCATTACTGGCTGCGCAAGTGCTGGCGTTGCATGACAGTGCACTGTTTCAACGTTTATCAGATTGGCGTAGTGAGCAAACCCAGGCTGTTCTGGATAATCCAGATCCACGGGAGGATGCATGA
- the purK gene encoding 5-(carboxyamino)imidazole ribonucleotide synthase — protein MKPVCVLGNGQLGRMLRQAGEPLGIAVYPVGLDAEPEAVPYQSSVITAEIERWPETALTRELAHHQAFINREIFPQLADRLPQKQLMDTLGLATAPWQLLSSPEQWPQLFAELGDFIIVKRRTGGYDGRGQWRIRPGDETTLPPEIYGECIVEQGIPFSGEVSLVGARNAKGESVSYTLTHNLHQEGILRTSVALPDNSADKPFQQQAEQMLSTIMNHLNYVGVMAMECFIVGDKLLINELAPRVHNSGHWTQNGASISQFELHLRAILNLPMPQPEIFAPSVMINLIGTEVNPAWLNLPLVRLHWYEKDVRPARKVGHLNVIHADKGILETTLQTLASLLPTEYQSSLKWAQDKLS, from the coding sequence ATGAAGCCCGTTTGTGTATTGGGAAATGGTCAGTTAGGCAGAATGCTGCGTCAAGCCGGTGAACCGTTGGGGATCGCTGTTTATCCTGTTGGGTTAGATGCAGAACCAGAGGCAGTGCCTTACCAAAGCAGTGTGATCACCGCAGAAATTGAACGTTGGCCCGAAACCGCATTAACTCGCGAACTGGCTCATCATCAGGCTTTTATCAATCGTGAGATTTTTCCACAACTGGCGGATCGTTTGCCACAAAAACAGCTCATGGATACGTTGGGTCTGGCAACCGCACCGTGGCAACTGCTTTCTTCTCCCGAACAATGGCCACAACTATTTGCAGAATTAGGCGATTTTATTATTGTCAAGCGACGGACTGGGGGCTATGACGGGCGTGGTCAGTGGCGTATCCGGCCAGGTGATGAAACAACGCTTCCACCTGAAATTTATGGTGAATGTATTGTAGAACAGGGTATTCCGTTTTCGGGAGAAGTCTCGCTGGTGGGAGCCCGTAATGCCAAAGGTGAATCAGTCTCCTATACTCTGACTCACAATTTGCATCAGGAAGGTATCTTACGTACCAGTGTTGCTTTACCTGATAATAGTGCCGATAAGCCATTTCAACAGCAAGCAGAGCAGATGCTATCCACCATCATGAATCACCTGAATTATGTTGGTGTTATGGCGATGGAGTGTTTTATTGTTGGTGATAAGTTGCTGATCAATGAACTGGCTCCACGGGTTCACAATAGCGGTCATTGGACGCAAAACGGCGCTTCTATCAGCCAGTTTGAACTTCACCTGCGGGCGATCTTGAATCTTCCTATGCCGCAACCAGAAATCTTTGCACCATCCGTCATGATCAATCTGATCGGCACAGAGGTGAATCCCGCATGGCTGAATTTGCCGCTGGTTCGTTTACACTGGTATGAAAAAGATGTTCGTCCTGCACGTAAGGTAGGTCATTTAAATGTTATCCATGCAGATAAAGGGATATTGGAAACAACGTTGCAAACATTAGCCTCGCTATTGCCAACAGAATATCAAAGTAGCCTTAAATGGGCACAAGATAAATTAAGTTAA
- a CDS encoding outer membrane protein OmpK: MHFTNNLKGHVIKMVLSPALLLLITNYAQASDFVNFQSIDTSLYFQFGNKVAPQKTLSPIVEAFGDYKIGDMYVYSIWQNSLQHDYQGDKSTYYYKFVPRLSASKITGYDLSCGPLKDVLFAQWIAKTKNVRYDYFPGISFDWQISGFSWLRTIFYFENNAKGSWNDQRIHIDYGIPFRNRLGDFRIVGTFDYTLGLGDNPEMIDFKPELHYDLGKKLGYQTGHLWTGIVVNPVKNKYKIKDTPDFRTNQFSYGVFIRYSFF, translated from the coding sequence TTGCACTTTACCAACAATCTGAAAGGCCATGTAATTAAAATGGTTTTATCTCCTGCCTTATTGTTACTCATCACCAATTACGCTCAGGCAAGTGACTTCGTCAATTTTCAATCAATTGATACCAGCCTTTACTTCCAATTTGGGAATAAGGTTGCCCCTCAAAAAACCCTTTCCCCAATTGTGGAAGCGTTTGGTGATTACAAAATTGGCGATATGTATGTTTACAGTATTTGGCAAAATTCGCTACAACACGACTACCAAGGTGACAAAAGCACCTATTACTATAAGTTTGTACCAAGGCTCAGTGCCAGCAAAATCACAGGGTATGACCTCTCCTGTGGCCCATTAAAAGATGTCCTGTTTGCCCAATGGATAGCCAAAACCAAAAACGTAAGATACGACTATTTCCCTGGTATCAGCTTTGATTGGCAAATCAGCGGGTTCAGTTGGTTGCGCACTATCTTTTATTTTGAAAATAATGCTAAGGGAAGCTGGAACGATCAGCGTATTCATATTGATTACGGTATTCCTTTCAGGAATCGATTGGGCGATTTCCGCATTGTAGGCACTTTCGATTATACACTGGGATTAGGTGATAACCCTGAAATGATCGATTTCAAACCCGAATTGCATTATGACTTAGGCAAAAAATTAGGCTATCAAACCGGTCATCTGTGGACTGGGATTGTCGTGAATCCCGTCAAAAATAAGTACAAAATAAAAGATACGCCTGACTTTCGCACGAATCAATTTAGCTATGGTGTATTTATTCGATACAGCTTTTTCTAA
- a CDS encoding CynX/NimT family MFS transporter, which yields MSIQHDKFGRTYQWFLLILLGMVYFLSTATTFTSLGVVLPSMINELGWSWTKAGLGFTLLGLTCGLSSFLPTIFIRKIGVRFTLFTGLLIFLAGFYNLYHTYAISSYFIGTALMGIGFTFLATVPGTYVISRLYEKQSLAFGFYFTIGGLGGVIGPWIYFLATRIWGTWRMHWMISAIILSIFVILTIIILQEGQREIAHAKAVNQKHNNQDTPSIYRTKQRWTAHQALRTWQFYVIAATYTAFLWCGITVNSFAVAHIIENGFSEAIAAGLLSTMAFINAFSRLAGGAVGEWVEPKKLLIISLSIIIFGLIALSIASSWPFLIAFTLCVGMGYGMTFLASSVLLANYFGRKPYLELFSIMNLISTLACLAPFFAGTIKDYSGSFTSAFLIIAIPVFVVLVVTLMMKPPVHKMRKHPIYSIR from the coding sequence ATGTCCATTCAACACGACAAATTCGGGCGTACTTATCAGTGGTTTTTGCTGATACTTTTAGGCATGGTCTATTTTCTATCCACAGCAACAACCTTTACGTCATTGGGTGTTGTCCTGCCGAGTATGATTAATGAACTGGGCTGGAGTTGGACAAAAGCGGGGTTAGGGTTCACACTGCTCGGCCTGACTTGCGGGCTATCCAGTTTTCTGCCAACGATATTTATTCGTAAAATTGGCGTTCGTTTTACCCTGTTTACCGGCCTGCTGATTTTTCTGGCGGGTTTCTACAACCTTTATCACACATACGCTATTTCATCCTATTTTATCGGTACGGCTTTAATGGGTATCGGTTTTACTTTTCTGGCGACAGTGCCGGGCACTTATGTGATTTCACGGCTATATGAGAAACAATCCCTTGCGTTTGGTTTCTACTTCACAATCGGTGGGCTAGGTGGGGTAATTGGCCCGTGGATCTACTTTCTGGCAACTCGTATTTGGGGAACATGGCGAATGCATTGGATGATTTCCGCGATTATCCTCTCCATTTTCGTCATCCTGACGATTATTATTCTTCAGGAAGGTCAGCGGGAAATCGCCCACGCTAAAGCAGTAAACCAGAAACATAACAATCAGGATACGCCCAGCATTTATCGCACTAAACAACGCTGGACTGCACATCAAGCACTGCGGACATGGCAGTTCTATGTGATTGCTGCCACTTATACCGCATTTTTATGGTGTGGCATTACCGTCAACAGTTTTGCAGTTGCTCATATTATCGAAAATGGTTTTAGCGAAGCTATCGCCGCAGGATTACTGAGCACGATGGCTTTTATCAATGCCTTTTCCCGCTTAGCCGGTGGTGCTGTTGGAGAGTGGGTAGAACCGAAAAAGTTACTGATTATCAGCCTGTCTATTATTATATTTGGCTTGATTGCACTGAGTATCGCCTCGTCATGGCCATTCTTGATTGCCTTCACACTGTGTGTCGGGATGGGATATGGCATGACTTTCCTTGCATCCAGTGTATTGCTGGCTAACTATTTTGGCCGCAAGCCTTATCTGGAACTGTTTTCTATCATGAACCTGATATCCACCCTGGCTTGTCTGGCGCCTTTTTTCGCCGGTACCATCAAAGATTATTCAGGCAGTTTTACCTCTGCATTCCTGATTATTGCTATTCCCGTATTTGTTGTTCTTGTCGTAACATTAATGATGAAACCACCTGTTCATAAAATGAGAAAACACCCAATTTACTCAATAAGGTAA